The genomic stretch GGATCAGCAGAAAGGATTGATCCTCAGGGTCAGGTCCTGCTGGGACTGtgttctgctctgctccactcccTCTACCTCCCTGGCCTTGGGAATCCTGGTGCAGCCTCTGATGGTAACTCTGTAAGTCATCAGCAGAGTCTACTAGTGTGTGCAGGTAGGAAACAGTAACTTTGGTAATATTGGGATCCGCAGGCAACTCCAAAAAGGGGTAGAGCTTTCTACATAGTATATCTAAGTACAACTGAGAAGCTTAATGCGACAGTGAAGAATTCAATGGACAGTGgcggtgaacacctttaatctaggCACTCCAgaacctctctctccctcttgctctCTGACTCATTCTCAGGCTCTCCCACGCTCCATCTGGCTCTGAGGAAATCGGCCGCTGTGTCATGAGCAGTCTGCAGAGCTTCCTAGTTAAGTAGCAGAGGATTCTAGGGAGTTTCAGCAAGAACTGGAGCCCTTTACCACAgcagccagagcctggaaaccgGTAACAATGCGCGGTTCACACCCACAAGTGGGTGGAGAGATCCCGGACAGCCAACCAGCGACAGACGCACATGGGCACCTGTTATGAAATTCAGACGGGCTGCCTGACGACGGGCTCCAGATCTGAGGACGATGGAGTCAGGCACGCGCacgctgctcctgctgctggtgGCCGCCCTGTCCCTGACCGGGACCCGCGTGGGTGAGTGCGGGGTCGGGAGGGAAACGGACTCTGCGGGGAGGGCGGGGGCGGCCCCGGGGAAGCCGCGTCCCCGCGCCGCCCAGCCAGACCCTCCCGCCCTTCTCCACCGCGTCCCGAGCCCCGCGCCCTGCTCCCCTCCCGGCCCGGGAAGGTCGGGGTCTCACCGCGTGCCGCCCCCAGGCTCGCACTCGCTGCGGTATTTCTACACCATCGTGTCCCGGCCCGGCCTCGCGGAGCCCCGGTTCATCATTGTCGGCTACGTGGATGACACGCAGTTCGTGCGCTACGACAGCGATACGGAGACTCCGAGGATGGAGCCGCTGGCGCCTTGGGTGGAGCTGGAGGGACCAGAGTATTGGGAGAGGGAAACACAGAAAGCCAAGATCACCCAGCAGACTTTCCGAAGGAACCTGAGGGCCCTGTCCAGCTACTACAACCATAGCCATGAAGGTGAGTGACCGCGAGTCGGAAGTCTTAACTCCTCCAATTCTCCAAGGACAGACCCAGTGACCCCTGGTGCCAAGTCCGAAGTTCTGCCCAAGACACAGACTGGGAGCTGGTTTCCTATTCAGTTTAGAGAAGGCAGTGGGTGGGTGAGGCCGTGGAGCAGAGCTGACCGCGGGGATGGGAACAGGCTCTCACACCATCCAGGTGATATCTGGCTGTGATGTGGATTCAAACGGACGCCTCCTCCGTGGATATGAACAATTCGCCTATGATGGCCGCGATTACATCTCCCTGAACCAGGACCTGAGAACGTGGACAGCTGCGGACAGGGTGGCCCAGATTACCCGGCTGGAGTTGGAGCAGGCTGGTGAGGCAGAGAGATACAGGCCTACCTGGAGGGCGAGTGCATAGAAAGGCTCTGCAGATACCTGGAGAATGGGACCACTAACCTGCGCGCAGGTGCGTGGGGTCTAGGGCAGCTCTTCAGTCTGCCCTTGGGTTGGGCTTAGTCCTGAGGAAGAAGAGACCTGTCTGCTGGGGTAATGCCCCTGCCTCTTCAttcgtttatttttttttaaactttattacaaaagaaaaaataaaacactccaGAATTAACCAGAACGAGTCTATACCTCTCAGCGAACTTCTATAGTTAGAGCAGCCATTCTGAACCTGTGTATGTTTGCAGTGGACTTTACATGTTcatgtcaaatatatttttattcacttattcagaatcaacacacaaaaaaactatgaaagatttagaactagaaaataattatatttataacttGTTTCATAACTCAAGTCCATTACCTACATTtagttcttcctcttccttcagtaTTTGGCCTTTCCTGTTGGCTTTTTTTGTGATTTTACACTGTGTCCActtgtacatttgtttacattgaTGGCTAAATCCAGCTTATGAGGAAAAACAGTGTGACCACTTgggagggttgttttgttttgttgtttgtttgttttagattagggtggtttttctgttgttgttccccgccccccaaatcagggtttctctgtgtagccctggaagtcATTCTAGACAAGAGACAAGGCTGGTctcctgaactcatagagatccacctgcctctgcctccacagtgctgggcttaaaggcgttccccaccatgcctggtgtttagtttttttttctttaagaaaactgTCTATTCAGTTCCCTCACCCACTTGTTCAATGGCGAGTTCCTTGGTATTTAGTTTCTGAGGTTCTCTGTAAATTAAGGACACTAGTCCCTTGTACAGGTTTCCTCCTATTGTGGCTTCTGGTCACTCTGCTGATTGTGTACTATGCTGTGAAGAGGTTTTATTTTCATGCGGATGCACGGCCTCTGGTATTGCCCTATTCTGAGGCTCTGGTCTACCCTAAGTTGTCTTCCTGAAGTTTAGGTGTTTCAAGGTTGAACTTTATAAGGTCTTTGCTCCGGTGACTTTATCTTTGTAGAAGGTAAAAGATGAAGCAAGACTTTAAGGCCAGTACAtagaaggcagagaaaaatggatctctgtgagctggaggccagcctggtctactgagttccagaaagagagagagagagagagagagagagagagagagagagagagagagagagagagagagaaggaaaggagggaggaaggaaagggagggagggaaggaaggagggaaagacaggTAAAACTCTTctcaggtagaaacctagtgttGCAGCATCATTTGCACAATGGGATCTTTTTTCCAATGTGTGTTTCACATTCTTTGTCTAAAACAAGTGTGcatagtttttcattttatttctgggaTCTTTATTCTATTCctttgattttcctgtctctttctgccACTTCCAGGCTGTCTTGGTCACTATAACTCTGGTATAATTTGAGGTTGGGATTGTAACACCTCCAGCAGTGTTCTTAGTCCTTAAGAATGTTTGACTATTTGTGGTCTTTTGTGATTccatatgatttcttttttctaaacaTGTGAAATATATAGAATTTTGATAACATTACATTAAACCTGTACATTAAAATTGGTAGTGTGGCCATTGTCACAGTGTTAGCTCTGGCAGTCCAGGGCATGGATTGTCTTTCCATCCTCTAACATTGTCTTCTGTGATTTCCTGTGTCAGTATCTTGAAGTTTTCATTGCAGAGTTGTTCCATGTCTTTGGTTACATGTATCCTGAAACACTTAATTCTGTTGGAGTTACTTTGAATGTTGCacatttcctatttctttttctgaaagtgCACTGTTGGCATGAATGAAGGAtactttttatattgattttgtaAATGGAAACCATAAGTGTTTATTAGGTCCAAGAGTTTTCCAGTAGACTCAATGGGGTCATTTAAGAAAAGGATTGTGTTATTCGGAAGCAGtgatagtttgacttcttcctttcctattttgttCCCTTTTATGCCTTTCTCTTGTGTAATTGTAATAGCTGAGCCTTCAAACACCATAGCAGATAGAGTGGAGAGTGGACACCCTCACCTCATTCCTGGTTTTAGAAGAAACACTCAGTTTCTCTGCATTGGATATAATGTTGCACCATCACCCTGCTCTTGCATGTGGGACAGGGAGAGCATTACTGGATTTCTTTTAtgtactttgtttctttctttggtatttttttatgGCATCTCTCTCTGTAGTCCGGGGTGCCGTAtaacttattatgtagaccagcaTTGGCTCAAACTCAAGAATTCATCTGCTtctgctggtattaaagatgtgtgccacaatgCACAGCCACACATGAGATTTCTGACTAGATTTGGCTCTCCCAGGGCTTACCCTCCTCTCAGGACAGTTCAAGTCTTTcttaatgtggaaggagagatctcTGAAACAACCCCAATTCCTTCATTCTACAGCTCATTGTGCACCCTACAATTTCAGCTATTGGAGTCTGACTGCAGTGATGCTAGATTTCTCAGCCTCATCCAGTCAGGAGCAGAAGTCATTTTTTCCTATTGGATGACTAGAGTCTCCTACCCTAGGCTCTTTTATCCAGATTCTAGAACTTTACAATGAAAAGATTATCCAGGATCCTTTGGAATCCTATGGGGGATTTTTACATCTCCATCATCCTATTTCTGACCCTTCTCAGGACCGGCTCATGTGCATCCCTAGAGTTCCCAGGATGAATGCAAAACACCTGAGCTTTACAACTTTTCTCAGTCCCACCAGAGACACATGTGACCCATCACCCCAGACCTGAAGGAAATGCCACACTGAGATGCTGGGCCCTGGGATTCTACCCTGCTGATATCACCCTGACCtggaagaaggatgaggaggaacaGACACAGGACATGGAGCTTGTGGAGACCAGGCCTGCAGGggatggaaccttccagaagtggGCATCTCTGGTGGTGCCTTCTGGGGATGAGCAGAGATACACATGCCATGTGCAGCATGAGGGTCTGCCTGAGCCCCTCACCCTGAGATGGGGTAAGGAAGGAGAGGGTGTAGAGCTGGGGTCAGAAAAGCTGGAGCCTTCTGCAGACCCTGAGCAGTGTCAGGGGTGAGGTCATGTcccccactttcttttccttcccttcccttcccttcccttcccttcccttcccttcccttcccttcccttcccttcccttcccttcccttcccttcccttccctttccagaGCCTCCTCAGTCCACTGTCCTCATCATGGCAATCATTGCTGTTCTGCTTCTCCTTGGAGCTGTGATCATTGGAGCTGTGGTGGCTgttgtgaggaagaggaggagaaacacaggtaggaaagggcaggtctggTTCTCTCTCAGCCCTTTTAGAagtgtgcttttttgtttgttttttgtttgtttgtttgttttttgtttgtttgttttagttttttgagacagggtttctctgtgtaacttttgcggttcctggaactcgctttggagaccaggctggcctcgaactcacagagatcagcctgcctctgcctcccaagtgctgggattaaaggcatgcaccaccaacgcccagctgtgCTCTGCTGTTTTAATGGGAAACATCCACATCCGCTTTGCTACTGTCACTAGCCTTGATCTGCTGTCAGAGTTCTGGAATCTTCCTAGGGTTGGGGTCCTCTCTGGTCTCTCATGGTTTTTTTCTCACAGGTGGAAAAGGAGGAGACTATGCTCCATCTCCAGGTAAGTGTGTAGGCAGGATTGTCCCTGAGGCTCTTGGGGTGGAGCTAGAGCTGGTGGGGAGCCCAGCCAGCCCATAATTCCTCCTCCAGCCACATcctctcagtcttctgagtgtgCCTTGTTACTTCTTCTGCAGACATGTACAGTTCCCAGAGCTCCGACTTGTCCCTGGAGAATGGAAAAGGTGACACcctggtgtagatgtaaccaaccgtcttattaaataagaaacacagaaccaatgcaaagaagaaggtcaagagatcagagctaagaccttacccacctgctgcagctagcctcttaagccaagagacctctctgaaagtgaactacttcctgtctgtttgtctttatatagacttgctgttctgctttctcattggttgtaaacacaaccacatgactgccttgtcactgcctgtgtgTACAGAACTCCagaggtcttctatggttggtattgggattaaaggcgtgtgtctccaatgctggctgtatccttgaacacacagagatctacctagctctgcctaccaagtgctgggattaaaggcgtacgccaccactgcccaccaattgctatggctctaatagctctgaccctcaggcaactttatttattaacatacaattaaaatcacatttcagtacaattaaaatatcaaatttccccttttctattttaataaaaaggaaaaagtttataactaacaaaagaaaaacta from Peromyscus leucopus breed LL Stock unplaced genomic scaffold, UCI_PerLeu_2.1 scaffold_1436, whole genome shotgun sequence encodes the following:
- the LOC114688816 gene encoding LOW QUALITY PROTEIN: H-2 class I histocompatibility antigen, K-B alpha chain-like (The sequence of the model RefSeq protein was modified relative to this genomic sequence to represent the inferred CDS: inserted 1 base in 1 codon), producing the protein MESGTRTLLLLLVAALSLTGTRVGSHSLRYFYTIVSRPGLAEPRFIIVGYVDDTQFVRYDSDTETPRMEPLAPWVELEGPEYWERETQKAKITQQTFRRNLRALSSYYNHSHEGSHTIQVISGCDVDSNGRLLRGYEQFAYDGRDYISLNQDLRTWTAADRVAQITRLELEQAGEAEXIQAYLEGECIERLCRYLENGTTNLRAVPPETHVTHHPRPEGNATLRCWALGFYPADITLTWKKDEEEQTQDMELVETRPAGDGTFQKWASLVVPSGDEQRYTCHVQHEGLPEPLTLRWEPPQSTVLIMAIIAVLLLLGAVIIGAVVAVVRKRRRNTGGKGGDYAPSPDMYSSQSSDLSLENGKGDTLV